Proteins found in one Acinetobacter sp. XH1741 genomic segment:
- a CDS encoding class I SAM-dependent methyltransferase yields MKEGQSSRTAEAAAALRANHFQNTKNPVFSDPYAFELTSKGWKQLLSTPFIVKVMNSAVLNRTLGLLTGQVVGRSRYAEDLLDQAVQYNIYQYVLVGAGLDSFVLRESQHYPTLKIFEVDHPDTQAAKQAKLKKLGELPSTVEFVSINFEKESISEALTKSLYDQSAPAFFSWLGTTHYLNPQTTLQTLKSIAEFAANGSEVVLDYSTDFQELTGIERLGSMGVAQFTHLLKEPLLGQFKPSDLHHAVNEMGFEVVEDLSGEAITERYFNARADNIRHTSATRLLHLRLKK; encoded by the coding sequence ATGAAAGAAGGTCAATCAAGTCGCACCGCCGAAGCTGCTGCTGCATTACGAGCCAATCATTTTCAAAATACAAAGAACCCCGTATTTTCAGACCCTTATGCTTTTGAACTGACCAGCAAAGGTTGGAAACAACTTTTATCTACACCATTTATTGTTAAAGTCATGAATTCAGCAGTTTTAAACCGTACTTTAGGTTTGCTTACTGGACAAGTCGTCGGACGTTCCCGTTATGCCGAAGATTTACTGGATCAGGCTGTTCAATACAACATTTACCAATATGTTTTGGTTGGGGCGGGTTTAGACTCTTTTGTACTACGTGAGTCACAGCATTACCCAACTTTAAAAATTTTTGAAGTAGATCATCCTGATACTCAAGCGGCTAAACAAGCAAAGCTCAAAAAGCTAGGTGAACTCCCCTCTACTGTTGAATTTGTTTCTATTAACTTTGAAAAAGAATCTATTTCAGAAGCTCTGACCAAAAGTCTCTATGATCAATCTGCTCCTGCATTTTTTTCATGGTTAGGAACAACTCACTATTTAAACCCGCAAACCACCCTGCAAACTTTAAAAAGTATTGCTGAATTTGCTGCAAACGGGAGTGAGGTTGTACTCGACTATTCGACCGATTTTCAGGAATTAACCGGGATTGAGCGACTTGGAAGTATGGGTGTCGCACAGTTTACCCACTTGCTCAAAGAACCTTTATTGGGTCAATTTAAACCTTCAGATCTACACCATGCTGTTAACGAAATGGGCTTTGAAGTCGTGGAAGACTTATCGGGTGAAGCCATTACTGAACGATATTTTAATGCGCGTGCCGACAATATACGCCATACCTCGGCGACCCGTTTATTGCATCTGCGTTTAAAAAAATAA
- a CDS encoding alpha/beta hydrolase gives MKQLLAWTIRTTLRPALSPRTPLKLQRFCSDAASAIVLGPRGYKTKKQTIAQVPIVHIQPKTTQSELGILYLHGGGYVVGSSKSHTKLAAQIGHAAQAQVWLPEYRLAPEHTSPAATEDVIAVYKALLAQGQDPKKLVIAGDSAGGGLSLSTAMAIRDSGLPLPAALVLLSPWVDLSLSGSSIKTHAGQDAMLSEDWLAWCAKNYCGQKSFTDQTCSPLYADLTGLPPVLIHVGTEEVLLDDAKRLTEQTEKHGIPTNFRIYDHVGHVFQFHAGILKESDDSIERIRQFINKHTQSI, from the coding sequence ATGAAGCAGCTTCTCGCATGGACCATTCGTACTACGCTACGTCCAGCTTTATCGCCTAGAACGCCATTGAAGCTACAACGTTTTTGTAGCGATGCGGCCAGTGCTATTGTGCTTGGACCACGTGGCTATAAAACAAAAAAGCAAACGATTGCTCAAGTACCGATAGTTCATATTCAACCCAAAACGACTCAATCAGAATTGGGCATTTTGTATTTACATGGGGGTGGCTATGTTGTGGGTAGTTCAAAAAGTCATACCAAGCTTGCGGCTCAAATCGGTCACGCAGCTCAGGCACAAGTCTGGTTACCTGAATATCGCCTAGCTCCAGAGCACACAAGCCCTGCTGCTACTGAAGATGTTATAGCAGTTTATAAAGCACTTCTCGCTCAAGGACAGGACCCGAAAAAACTCGTGATTGCTGGGGATTCTGCGGGCGGTGGATTAAGCTTAAGCACGGCAATGGCTATTCGAGATAGTGGTTTACCCTTACCCGCGGCGTTAGTTTTACTTTCACCTTGGGTTGACTTAAGTCTCTCTGGAAGCAGTATAAAAACTCATGCTGGTCAAGATGCAATGCTGTCAGAAGACTGGTTAGCTTGGTGTGCAAAAAACTATTGCGGGCAAAAATCATTCACTGATCAAACCTGCTCTCCACTCTATGCGGACTTGACTGGATTACCGCCTGTTTTGATTCATGTCGGCACCGAAGAAGTTTTATTAGACGATGCAAAACGTCTTACTGAACAAACTGAAAAACATGGTATTCCGACGAACTTTAGGATTTATGACCACGTCGGACATGTTTTTCAATTTCATGCAGGTATACTAAAGGAATCTGATGACTCAATTGAGCGCATTAGGCAATTCATTAATAAACATACACAGTCAATATAA
- a CDS encoding SDR family NAD(P)-dependent oxidoreductase — MILFGKKKVKPSQKAYAVVTGAGSGIGRSFAIELAKRGSSVVCADINLEAAEETVKLLEQEGAKAFAMRCDVGNAEQVNHLAETAEILLGHPVTLVINNAGVGLGGKFDELTLEDWNWVMNINLWGVIHGCHAFVPKFKKLGYGAIINVASAASYTAAPEMTAYNVTKAGVRALSETLSAELHKFNIKVNVLCPTLVPTNIIKNGRIPGRYSKLADHALMNYAMTTSDDVARLTLNRLDQDELYTIPQIDAKLFWLMKRASPSLYTKFLGTSYKLFK; from the coding sequence ATGATTTTATTTGGCAAAAAGAAAGTTAAACCAAGCCAAAAAGCTTATGCCGTAGTGACGGGTGCAGGCAGTGGAATTGGTCGAAGTTTTGCAATTGAACTGGCAAAACGTGGTAGCAGCGTAGTGTGTGCAGATATTAATTTGGAAGCTGCTGAAGAAACTGTAAAACTTCTTGAACAAGAAGGTGCAAAAGCTTTTGCTATGCGTTGTGATGTAGGCAATGCAGAACAAGTTAATCATCTAGCTGAAACTGCTGAAATCTTACTTGGGCACCCTGTGACTCTTGTTATTAATAATGCTGGTGTAGGTTTGGGTGGCAAATTTGATGAACTCACCCTAGAAGACTGGAACTGGGTCATGAACATTAACCTTTGGGGAGTAATTCATGGCTGTCATGCATTTGTTCCTAAGTTTAAAAAACTAGGTTATGGCGCGATTATTAATGTCGCATCTGCAGCCTCATATACTGCTGCTCCAGAAATGACCGCTTATAACGTGACTAAAGCAGGTGTCCGTGCACTTTCAGAAACACTTTCTGCTGAGCTTCACAAATTTAACATTAAAGTGAATGTGCTCTGCCCAACTTTGGTTCCGACCAATATCATTAAAAATGGCCGTATTCCGGGTCGCTATTCAAAACTAGCAGATCATGCACTGATGAACTATGCCATGACAACAAGTGATGATGTCGCAAGATTAACCCTTAACCGTCTTGATCAGGATGAGTTGTATACCATTCCTCAAATTGATGCGAAGTTATTCTGGCTCATGAAACGTGCATCTCCAAGCTTGTATACCAAGTTCCTTGGTACATCGTACAAATTATTTAAATAA
- a CDS encoding NAD(P)/FAD-dependent oxidoreductase: protein MTAQMKTNASAKKAVNSPSHIFDTFIVGAGISGIAAAIRLDQVGYTNYKIIEKAARVGGTWRENTYPGCGCDVPSALYSYSFAPSAKWSHLFARQPEILSYLEDVSNEFNIMSKIEFNNELLNAAWDDSRHVWVLDTTTGQYLSKTVIFATGPITEAQIPRLEGLETFTGEMFHSAKWNHDYDLTGKRIAVIGTGASAIQFVPQIQPKAKELFVFQRTAPWVLPKPDTDLGELSKSVIAKYPSIQASWRKSVALTLNAINFGLRNPLALKPVNVLGKQLLKLQITDPVLRKNVTPNFDIGCKRILFANNYYPALQAPNTTLIPHGLVKVEGNTVVAANGERHEVDVIIWGTGFEVSHPPIGKRVFNEKGQRLNDLWKNTSPEAYLGTNIENVPNAFLVLGPNVLVYDSFIGLAEAQLDYIVDGLLKIKNKGISKLNVKSDVIKKHNDLVQKHLQTTVFNSGGCKSYYLDANGRNFAAWPWSLKKLKQRLKKLDLKDYEVTYQTSKTH from the coding sequence ATGACTGCGCAAATGAAAACAAATGCTTCAGCAAAAAAAGCTGTCAATTCACCTAGCCACATTTTCGATACTTTTATTGTGGGCGCTGGCATTTCAGGAATCGCTGCTGCTATTCGTCTCGATCAAGTGGGTTATACCAACTATAAAATTATAGAAAAAGCAGCACGTGTCGGCGGAACATGGCGTGAAAATACCTATCCGGGTTGTGGTTGTGATGTGCCATCGGCTCTTTATTCTTACTCATTTGCACCAAGTGCAAAATGGAGTCATTTATTTGCACGCCAACCTGAAATCTTAAGTTACTTAGAAGATGTGAGTAATGAATTTAATATCATGTCTAAAATTGAGTTTAATAATGAACTACTCAACGCAGCATGGGACGACTCACGTCATGTATGGGTACTTGATACCACTACTGGTCAATATTTATCTAAAACCGTTATTTTTGCCACAGGTCCAATTACCGAAGCTCAAATTCCACGTCTTGAAGGCCTAGAAACTTTTACAGGTGAAATGTTCCATTCAGCGAAATGGAACCATGATTATGACTTAACTGGTAAGCGCATTGCCGTGATTGGTACAGGTGCATCTGCCATCCAGTTTGTGCCACAAATTCAACCTAAAGCCAAAGAGCTTTTTGTATTCCAGCGTACGGCACCATGGGTATTGCCTAAACCGGATACGGACTTGGGTGAATTGAGTAAATCTGTGATTGCAAAGTATCCCTCTATTCAGGCGAGCTGGCGTAAAAGTGTAGCGTTAACGCTGAATGCGATTAACTTTGGTTTACGTAATCCTCTTGCGCTAAAACCAGTAAATGTACTCGGTAAGCAATTACTTAAACTTCAAATTACAGACCCTGTGCTACGTAAAAACGTCACGCCAAACTTTGATATTGGCTGTAAACGTATTTTGTTTGCCAACAATTACTATCCTGCACTACAAGCCCCAAATACAACCCTGATCCCTCATGGCTTGGTGAAAGTAGAAGGCAATACAGTGGTTGCTGCCAATGGTGAACGTCACGAAGTTGATGTGATTATTTGGGGTACAGGTTTTGAAGTGTCTCACCCACCCATTGGTAAACGTGTGTTTAATGAAAAAGGTCAACGTTTAAATGACTTATGGAAAAACACTTCACCAGAAGCTTACTTAGGAACCAACATTGAAAATGTACCGAATGCATTCTTAGTTTTAGGGCCAAACGTACTGGTGTATGACTCGTTTATTGGTTTGGCAGAAGCACAGCTCGACTACATTGTAGATGGCTTGTTGAAAATTAAAAACAAAGGAATTAGCAAACTAAACGTCAAGTCGGATGTGATTAAAAAGCACAACGACTTGGTACAAAAACACTTACAAACAACCGTATTTAATAGCGGCGGTTGTAAGAGCTATTATCTTGACGCAAACGGTCGCAACTTCGCTGCATGGCCTTGGTCACTGAAAAAGCTTAAACAACGTTTGAAAAAACTAGATTTGAAAGATTATGAAGTGACTTACCAAACGTCAAAAACACATTAA
- a CDS encoding TetR/AcrR family transcriptional regulator, protein MSTRKPRQARAKVTVDTIIEAGFIAVALHGPSGTTTRHIAEIAGVSVGSLYEYFKNKEEIYDAMNHFFVREILDMITELTPTILQLELEPVIEMIFYTFSDLLKKNNDRYLTVLRYAGELQYDKYIPKIEQALMEVIMKYMMHNPKYLKINNLPVITYICINSGIFNVARHLILPNPFISFDEMVQGLTTMIMSYINTEMAKSEDQS, encoded by the coding sequence ATGTCAACCCGAAAACCCCGTCAGGCACGCGCCAAAGTCACTGTCGACACGATAATTGAAGCTGGTTTTATCGCTGTGGCACTTCATGGGCCAAGTGGCACGACCACACGCCACATTGCAGAAATTGCAGGGGTGAGTGTCGGGTCTTTATATGAATATTTTAAAAATAAAGAAGAAATTTATGATGCGATGAATCATTTTTTTGTTCGGGAAATTCTGGATATGATTACAGAGCTTACACCGACTATTTTACAGTTGGAGTTAGAGCCTGTCATTGAAATGATTTTTTATACATTTAGTGATTTATTAAAGAAAAATAATGACCGATATTTAACGGTTTTACGTTATGCAGGTGAGCTACAATACGATAAATATATTCCAAAAATTGAACAGGCTTTAATGGAAGTCATCATGAAATATATGATGCATAATCCTAAATATCTAAAAATTAATAATTTACCTGTCATTACTTATATTTGTATTAATAGCGGTATTTTTAACGTAGCAAGGCATCTGATTTTACCCAACCCATTTATTAGTTTTGATGAAATGGTGCAGGGGCTAACCACTATGATTATGAGTTATATCAATACTGAAATGGCAAAATCGGAAGACCAGTCGTAA
- a CDS encoding AraC family transcriptional regulator, with the protein MTYAWAFERSIHSVRLMADFAAEAGIPYQVILKGTGLSQQQLLDPHMVVTGHQELQLIHNLVEQFDDRPALGLEVGARYHFTTFGPLGMALMSSASIREALDFALTYFSLTFAFTRFDVSETPKGVRIEIDEQDIPSSVRQFIIERDSAALITVQRDLVQDNFCQYLAFSFQPKGDAEPYQNLFGVMPEFGAAKSFVLLDPQKVDQKLLMANDLVLHTAEEQCRQILEKRQSQNKFTTLVQQQLMSVRGEMPSMEIVADRLHLNVRTLRRHLASEGMTFIQIREEVRQVLAEQYLALPKVSVEQIAEWLGYAEPASFIHAYKRWHGKTPHAMRLDNH; encoded by the coding sequence GTGACGTACGCTTGGGCATTTGAACGTAGCATACATAGTGTTCGACTCATGGCTGATTTTGCAGCGGAAGCAGGTATTCCTTATCAAGTGATTTTGAAAGGTACAGGGCTTAGCCAACAACAATTACTTGACCCTCATATGGTGGTAACCGGCCATCAAGAATTACAGCTCATTCATAACTTGGTTGAGCAGTTTGATGATCGGCCTGCATTGGGCCTAGAAGTGGGTGCGCGCTATCATTTCACCACATTTGGGCCATTAGGTATGGCGCTCATGAGTAGTGCTAGCATTCGTGAAGCACTTGATTTTGCACTGACCTATTTTTCATTAACCTTTGCCTTTACCCGTTTTGATGTATCCGAGACGCCAAAGGGAGTACGCATTGAAATTGATGAGCAAGATATTCCATCATCAGTGCGTCAATTTATTATCGAACGCGATTCAGCCGCTCTGATTACGGTGCAACGCGACCTTGTACAAGATAATTTTTGCCAATATTTAGCTTTTTCTTTTCAGCCTAAGGGTGATGCCGAGCCATATCAAAATTTGTTTGGTGTAATGCCAGAGTTTGGTGCAGCTAAAAGCTTTGTGCTTCTTGATCCGCAAAAAGTAGACCAAAAGCTACTTATGGCAAATGATCTGGTGTTGCACACCGCCGAAGAGCAATGTCGACAAATATTAGAGAAACGCCAATCACAAAATAAATTTACAACCTTAGTGCAACAGCAGTTGATGAGTGTACGTGGGGAAATGCCTTCTATGGAAATAGTCGCAGATCGATTGCACTTAAATGTCCGAACTTTGCGCCGTCACTTGGCATCAGAGGGAATGACTTTTATTCAAATTCGTGAAGAAGTGAGACAAGTTCTAGCTGAACAATATTTGGCTTTGCCTAAAGTTTCTGTGGAACAAATTGCAGAGTGGTTAGGTTATGCCGAGCCTGCCAGTTTTATTCACGCTTATAAACGATGGCATGGGAAAACACCTCATGCCATGCGATTAGACAACCACTAA
- a CDS encoding pirin family protein has translation MFDMRLSHERGAAHHGWLQSKHTFSFANYWDPKQVGFSDLLVINDDTVAPSKGFGTHPHRNMEIISYVLEGALEHKDSMGTGSVIVPGDIQLMSAGRGVAHSEFNHSAQENVHFLQIWVVPNEVNTTPGYQQLHISEEDKRGKLHLMISPKGGEKTLSIKQDINIYSGLFDGEETAEFTIPEGRYVYLHVAKGRIDVNGKTFNTGDAARIRDGGKLSFTNGDNAEILIFNMRPEEVPTMP, from the coding sequence ATGTTTGATATGCGTTTATCTCATGAGCGTGGTGCAGCACATCATGGCTGGTTACAGTCAAAACACACGTTTTCATTTGCAAATTATTGGGACCCGAAACAAGTAGGCTTTTCAGATTTGCTTGTGATTAATGACGATACTGTTGCGCCATCAAAAGGCTTTGGTACTCACCCTCACCGCAACATGGAAATTATTTCCTATGTGCTAGAAGGTGCTTTAGAACATAAAGACTCAATGGGTACAGGTTCGGTTATTGTGCCGGGTGATATTCAATTAATGAGCGCAGGTCGTGGTGTTGCTCATAGTGAATTTAACCACTCTGCTCAAGAAAATGTTCATTTCTTGCAAATTTGGGTTGTTCCAAACGAAGTGAATACCACACCGGGCTATCAACAATTGCATATTTCCGAGGAAGACAAACGCGGTAAATTGCACTTGATGATTTCACCAAAAGGTGGCGAAAAAACTTTATCGATCAAACAAGACATTAATATTTATTCAGGTCTTTTTGATGGTGAAGAAACAGCAGAGTTCACAATTCCAGAAGGACGCTATGTTTACCTCCATGTGGCAAAAGGCCGTATTGATGTAAACGGTAAAACCTTTAACACAGGTGATGCTGCGCGTATTCGTGATGGAGGCAAGTTATCATTTACGAATGGTGACAACGCTGAAATTTTGATTTTTAATATGCGTCCGGAAGAAGTTCCAACCATGCCATAA
- a CDS encoding metal-dependent hydrolase, whose translation MISTTVKKSLNKLKFHREIELPDFASKNSIPIRHLNIGFDGKEIDVRFYMDNQFATMFFATLSVFLTYGEDLVIETARHHRDFIQDPILKQRVTSLIGQEAIHSKLHNEYNDALQDTEYPVALYRFLGSNFFKYVFLKFPQPLKLSMMAGIEHFTAVLAEYMMKHEKNFYYSDDAKSRALWMWHMLEESEHKDIAYDVYQLLNGSYPLRASGFFLALFTILGLIPATTLFVPVLRKPQEMLTRKFWKDAGRGVGLIFGPKDGVFGSTIGQILDYLRPDFHPNDHDTTEYLEYYKNKLLSEGGAIAPYFVKELTPPVRMS comes from the coding sequence ATGATCTCGACCACAGTTAAAAAATCATTAAACAAACTTAAATTTCACCGTGAAATCGAGTTACCGGACTTTGCTAGCAAAAACTCTATTCCTATTCGCCACTTAAATATTGGTTTTGATGGCAAAGAAATTGACGTCAGATTTTATATGGACAATCAATTTGCCACGATGTTTTTTGCCACACTTTCGGTCTTTTTAACTTATGGTGAAGATCTGGTGATTGAAACCGCTCGCCATCACCGTGACTTTATTCAAGACCCAATATTGAAACAGCGCGTTACTTCACTGATTGGTCAAGAAGCCATTCATTCTAAATTACATAATGAATATAACGATGCTCTTCAAGATACTGAATACCCTGTTGCGCTATATCGTTTTCTTGGCTCGAACTTCTTTAAATATGTTTTCTTAAAGTTCCCTCAACCCCTCAAATTATCGATGATGGCGGGTATTGAGCATTTTACCGCTGTACTTGCTGAATACATGATGAAGCACGAAAAGAACTTCTATTATTCAGACGATGCAAAAAGCCGTGCACTATGGATGTGGCACATGCTTGAAGAGTCCGAACATAAAGATATTGCCTATGATGTTTATCAACTCTTAAATGGCAGCTATCCACTACGTGCATCGGGCTTCTTCCTTGCGCTATTTACCATTTTAGGTTTAATTCCTGCGACTACATTATTTGTACCTGTTTTAAGAAAGCCGCAAGAGATGCTCACTCGAAAGTTCTGGAAAGATGCTGGTCGTGGTGTGGGTTTAATCTTTGGCCCTAAAGACGGTGTATTCGGAAGTACGATTGGTCAAATTCTTGACTACTTACGCCCAGACTTTCATCCAAATGATCATGATACAACTGAATATCTTGAGTATTACAAAAACAAATTACTGAGCGAAGGCGGTGCAATTGCGCCTTACTTTGTTAAAGAATTAACCCCTCCAGTACGCATGTCTTAA
- a CDS encoding NAD(P)/FAD-dependent oxidoreductase, translated as MFNSTSNSNKNVRIAIIGTGFGGLGLAIRLKQAGFEQFTLFEKAADVGGVWRDNTYPGAACDVPSHLYSFSFEQELGWKNRYGTSQEIYQYLRHCADKYEIRPHVQFNTEIASAEFDALQGVWHIQSTTGEQFEAEFLVGAVGQLNRPAYPKLKGIENFKGKAFHSARWDHDYDLTGKRVAVIGTGASAIQFVPEIAKQVAHLDVYQRSAPYVIPKPDRVYQPLEKKAFRKLPILQSLDRAFQYGHHEIRLLAFTTSLNEMPLVEYLFQRHIRKVVKDPKLRHRLMPDYPIGCKRILISNHWYETLTQPHVDVIHTGIQEITENGILDTEGKLREVDTIIYGTGFAATEFMAPMQITGLDGRTLKDTWKDGAEAYLGLTVSGFPNFFMLYGPNTNLGHNSIVYMIESQVNYILDAIQTTLQNKILFTNIRAEIQHEFNQSIQEKMKKTVWAQGCTSWYQTADGKNTNNWPGFTLEYRQRTRRFDIENYTQVSAIS; from the coding sequence ATGTTTAATTCGACGTCTAATTCAAATAAAAATGTACGTATCGCCATTATAGGCACTGGTTTCGGTGGCTTAGGTTTAGCTATTCGACTCAAACAAGCAGGTTTTGAACAATTCACTCTATTTGAAAAAGCTGCCGATGTCGGCGGTGTATGGCGTGACAATACCTATCCGGGTGCTGCATGTGATGTGCCTTCTCATCTGTATTCCTTTTCTTTTGAGCAAGAACTCGGCTGGAAAAATCGCTACGGGACATCTCAAGAGATTTATCAATATTTACGCCACTGTGCCGACAAATATGAGATTCGTCCGCATGTTCAATTTAATACTGAAATAGCCAGTGCCGAATTTGATGCCCTACAAGGTGTATGGCACATTCAAAGTACGACTGGTGAACAGTTTGAAGCTGAATTTCTAGTCGGTGCCGTGGGTCAGCTCAACCGCCCTGCCTACCCAAAACTTAAAGGTATTGAAAACTTTAAAGGTAAAGCCTTTCACTCAGCGCGTTGGGATCATGATTATGACTTAACTGGTAAACGTGTTGCTGTGATTGGTACAGGTGCAAGCGCAATTCAGTTCGTACCCGAAATTGCCAAACAAGTGGCACACCTTGATGTTTACCAACGTTCAGCGCCTTATGTGATTCCAAAACCAGATCGCGTTTACCAGCCTTTAGAGAAAAAGGCTTTTCGTAAACTTCCGATTTTGCAAAGTCTGGATCGGGCTTTTCAATATGGTCATCATGAAATTCGTTTGCTGGCCTTTACCACCTCACTGAATGAAATGCCTTTGGTGGAATATTTATTTCAGCGCCACATTCGTAAAGTTGTTAAAGACCCGAAATTACGACACCGTTTAATGCCGGATTATCCAATTGGTTGTAAACGTATTCTAATTTCGAATCATTGGTATGAAACGCTGACTCAGCCTCATGTCGATGTCATTCATACGGGCATTCAAGAAATTACCGAAAACGGCATTTTAGATACGGAAGGAAAGCTACGTGAAGTCGATACCATTATTTATGGTACAGGCTTTGCCGCAACGGAATTTATGGCACCCATGCAGATTACTGGTCTGGATGGTCGCACCTTAAAAGACACTTGGAAAGATGGTGCAGAAGCTTATCTCGGTTTAACTGTGAGCGGCTTTCCAAACTTCTTTATGCTTTATGGTCCAAACACCAATCTTGGGCACAACTCAATTGTGTATATGATTGAAAGCCAAGTGAATTATATTTTAGATGCCATTCAAACAACCTTACAAAACAAAATCTTGTTCACCAATATTCGTGCCGAAATTCAACATGAGTTTAATCAAAGCATCCAAGAAAAAATGAAAAAAACTGTCTGGGCACAAGGTTGTACCAGTTGGTATCAAACTGCTGATGGCAAAAATACCAATAACTGGCCAGGTTTTACCCTTGAATATCGTCAACGTACTCGCCGCTTCGATATTGAAAATTACACTCAAGTTTCGGCTATTTCTTAA
- a CDS encoding SDR family oxidoreductase: protein MKSFKNKVAAVTGAGSGIGQALAIALAKQGCHLALSDISETGLAKTAELLAPYSVKVTTQKVDVAKRDEIATWAKAVVDEHGQVNLIFNNAGVAIGSTAEGVSYEDLEWLIGINFWGVVYGTKEFLPYLKQSGDGHIINISSMFGLTAQPTQSAYNASKFAVRGFTESLRQELDMQNAGVSATCVHPGGIRTNIAKAARMNNSVQSLGMDPLKSQDAFDKLLRTPADDAAQQILEAVRKDRRRLLIGADAKAIDVIQRILPQGYQKIFATATALQTRLLNKSAK, encoded by the coding sequence ATGAAGTCTTTTAAAAATAAAGTCGCAGCTGTAACAGGTGCAGGTTCTGGGATTGGACAAGCACTTGCTATTGCACTGGCCAAACAAGGTTGCCATCTGGCGCTTTCCGATATCAGTGAAACAGGTCTAGCTAAAACAGCCGAGCTGTTAGCGCCCTATTCCGTCAAAGTGACCACTCAAAAAGTTGATGTCGCTAAACGTGATGAGATTGCGACTTGGGCAAAAGCCGTTGTAGATGAGCATGGTCAAGTTAATTTAATTTTTAACAATGCCGGTGTCGCAATTGGTAGCACGGCTGAAGGTGTGAGCTATGAAGACCTTGAATGGCTGATTGGTATTAATTTTTGGGGCGTGGTTTATGGCACCAAAGAATTTTTGCCTTACTTAAAACAAAGTGGTGATGGGCATATTATTAATATTTCCAGCATGTTTGGCTTAACAGCTCAACCGACCCAAAGTGCTTATAACGCCAGTAAATTTGCCGTTCGTGGCTTTACCGAGTCTCTACGCCAAGAACTCGATATGCAAAACGCTGGGGTGAGTGCAACCTGTGTGCATCCGGGTGGTATTCGTACCAATATTGCCAAAGCTGCCCGAATGAATAATAGCGTTCAGTCTTTAGGAATGGACCCCCTAAAAAGTCAGGATGCTTTCGATAAATTACTTCGCACTCCAGCCGATGATGCCGCTCAACAAATTTTAGAGGCTGTTCGTAAAGACCGCCGCCGCTTACTTATTGGAGCCGATGCGAAAGCCATTGATGTGATTCAACGTATTCTTCCACAGGGTTATCAAAAGATTTTCGCAACGGCGACTGCCCTACAAACTCGTCTACTCAACAAATCAGCAAAATAA
- a CDS encoding metal-dependent hydrolase, translated as MVAQAIRNIISPQSVIARYQKIDFSNKGSIPIRHLNIGFDGKEIDIEFYVNNQFATLFFATLSVFLTYGEDLVIETARHHREFIQDPILKQRVTSLIGQEAIHSKLHNEFNDAIKELEYPVDLYRFLGENFFKYVFLKFPQPLKLSLMAGIEHFTAVLAEYMMKHEKNFYYTDDAKSRALWMWHMLEESEHKDIAYDVYQVLNGNYPLRASGFLMAFITILGLIPAATLLVPVLRKPQEMLTRKFWKDARRGVSLIFSPKDGVFGSTLGQIFDYLRPNFHPNDHDTTEYLEYYKNKLLNEGGAIAPYFVKEFTPSVRVVS; from the coding sequence ATGGTCGCTCAAGCTATCCGAAATATTATTTCTCCTCAATCAGTGATTGCTCGCTATCAAAAGATAGACTTCTCTAATAAAGGATCTATCCCAATCCGCCATTTAAATATCGGATTTGATGGCAAAGAAATTGATATCGAGTTTTACGTCAACAACCAATTCGCTACTTTGTTTTTCGCCACACTATCGGTGTTTTTAACGTATGGTGAGGATCTGGTTATAGAAACCGCTCGTCACCACCGTGAATTTATTCAAGACCCGATTTTAAAACAGCGCGTTACTTCACTGATTGGCCAAGAGGCTATTCATTCTAAATTGCACAATGAATTTAATGATGCAATTAAAGAACTGGAATATCCGGTCGACTTGTATCGTTTCTTAGGCGAAAACTTCTTTAAATATGTTTTTTTAAAATTTCCTCAACCATTAAAGCTTTCGCTCATGGCAGGTATTGAGCATTTTACGGCAGTACTTGCTGAATACATGATGAAGCATGAAAAGAATTTTTATTATACCGATGATGCAAAAAGCCGTGCTTTATGGATGTGGCATATGCTCGAAGAGTCTGAACATAAAGACATTGCCTATGATGTTTATCAGGTTCTAAACGGTAACTATCCTTTGCGTGCATCTGGTTTTCTTATGGCTTTTATCACGATTTTAGGACTTATTCCGGCAGCAACGTTATTGGTACCCGTACTACGTAAACCGCAAGAGATGTTGACTAGAAAATTCTGGAAAGACGCTCGTCGTGGGGTCAGCTTAATTTTTAGTCCAAAAGACGGAGTATTTGGCAGTACCCTCGGCCAGATTTTTGATTATTTACGTCCCAATTTCCATCCAAATGATCATGATACAACTGAATATCTTGAGTATTACAAAAACAAATTATTGAACGAAGGTGGAGCAATCGCACCTTATTTCGTAAAGGAATTTACTCCCTCAGTTCGTGTAGTTTCATAA